One Fulvia fulva chromosome 8, complete sequence DNA window includes the following coding sequences:
- a CDS encoding Mitochondrial import receptor subunit tom20, producing the protein MSLSNPLHKHNSNKGRRTTFTIAIAIAIAIAIAIAIAIAIAIAIAIQTLSRDTPALGHTSTPTAMASTQPSSGPSTSTIAVATVGVVATGLLAYAFYFDHKRRSDPEFRKTLKKQHKKVQKISEESAKASEREQKQKIRQVVDEANDEGFPRDPEDTEAYFMQEVARGESMCTDGSDPVDAALCFYKALKVYPQPRELISIYDKTVPKPILDILAEMIAVDPSISVTGSSGPGSDAGSAGNVE; encoded by the exons ATGTCCCTATCCAATCCACTGCACAAACACAACTCAAACAAGGGCCGCCGTACAACATTCACCATCGCCATCGCCATCGCCATCGCCATCGCCATCGCCATCGCCATCGCCATCGCCATCGCCATCGCCATCGCCATCCAGACATTGTCGCGAGACACACCTGCGCTTGGTCACACTTCCACCCCCACAGCCATGGCCTCCACACAACCCTCATCAGGTCCTTCGACAAGTACCATCGCTGTCGCAACAGTCGGCGTTGTCGCAACCGGCCTCCTAGCATACGCCTTTTACTTCGACCACAAGCGAAGGAGCGACCCAGAGTTCAGGAAGACACTGAAGAAGCAACACAAGAAGGTGCAGAAGATCTCGGAGGAGTCGGCAAAGGCGTCAGAGCGCGAGCAGAAGCAGAAGATCCGACAAGTAGTGGATGAGGCCAACGACGAGGGCTTCCCACGCGATCCCGAAGACACTGAGGCATACTTCATGCAGGAGGTTGCAAGAGGAGAGAGCATGTGCACAGATGGCTCGGACCCAGTCGATGCGGCGCTGTGCTTTTACAAGGCATTGAAGGTATACCCACAGCCAAGGGAATTGATCAGCATCTACGACAAGACGGTGCCCAAG CCAATTCTTGACATCCTTGCCGAAATGATCGCAGTCGACCCAAGCATATCCGTCACTGGCTCCTCCGGCCCAGGATCCGACGCTGGGTCCGCTGGCAATGTCGAGTAA
- a CDS encoding Exocyst complex component exo84 has product MSESKGISLRRKKTSAKTAKTAAARPTISAPVQQHQQHQHQQHQQGDSRSASAVRSNSAWTVATQDSGTSNATSRERPKLGGDQTSDLVKRRYSTRFAGGIPQDGAAPPMPAMPSMPSQYAGDAASLRGGSRPPPSRDGRASPEKGKGRLKVDMRALKDPNLQVEKYVQNMLADASESDIHAYQKDLQSVKAHTDSDLQHNVYQNRTQFIKISKEADKLKSEMRTLRTLMTELTGALGHVTSAGGAELSSSSTLSVADRKRANRSSVANLEAMWSTHLQTLWKRVEGSQKYLPALPGRHIIMESQRWVELNAATWKPRRRVALVLLNDHLLVASEKKRPADATPQGKGNRMSMYQPAGQSQTTLVADRCWSLHDVSLADISTRSSTAIGHNNTKENRAIANAINVRAGNESFTYATGDSTDKAGLIVAFRKAQEDQRKQLAAEHAGREKALDDLASLTGRDARSLKKAAAAGNDLIGEDGKLGGLSRSNSVLVDADGRPQSIRWVESQIDGLDIDIALQRFEEAVSRVEKLRKMARGIKGNAMAQEIILAKVNERASRLANSVARQLSYSSSGMERTKENVSWLLRLGFEELARQTYLASRTETIRARTRQLPFTGALEPYLHALAYTTFTLLLHTFRTFNQSFPTTSGSAVVRWAKERVDEFNAALERQLSSVVRESEIWGICIQTVKEQAVVLAEVGVDFGGLIARGLSADAAAAVNGTQPIGLGVRT; this is encoded by the coding sequence ATGTCGGAGAGCAAAGGCATCTCGCTGCGTCGCAAGAAGACGTCGGCGAAGACGGCAAAGACAGCAGCAGCGCGTCCGACGATATCCGCGCCCGTCCAGCAGCACCAGCAGCACCAGCACCAGCAGCACCAGCAAGGCGACAGTCGAAGCGCGTCGGCCGTCCGCAGCAACTCAGCATGGACCGTCGCGACGCAGGACTCTGGCACGAGCAACGCGACGTCTCGCGAACGGCCGAAGCTGGGAGGAGACCAGACGAGTGACTTGGTGAAGAGGCGATACAGCACGCGATTTGCCGGCGGAATCCCTCAAGATGGCGCCGCACCTCCCATGCCAGCGATGCCCTCGATGCCATCACAATATGCAGGAGACGCCGCCAGTCTACGCGGGGGATCACGACCACCGCCTTCACGCGATGGGCGGGCGAGTCCGGAGAAAGGGAAGGGCCGGTTGAAGGTCGACATGCGTGCACTGAAGGACCCCAATCTGCAGGTGGAGAAGTATGTCCAGAACATGCTGGCTGATGCCTCAGAAAGCGACATACATGCCTACCAGAAAGACTTGCAGAGCGTCAAGGCACACACAGATTCCGACCTGCAGCATAATGTCTACCAGAATCGAACGCAGTTCATCAAGATCTCGAAAGAGGCAGACAAGCTCAAGTCGGAAATGCGAACCTTACGAACGCTGATGACAGAGCTGACCGGTGCTTTGGGCCATGTCACGAGTGCAGGCGGTGCAGAATTGAGTTCATCCAGCACGCTCAGCGTCGCCGATAGGAAGCGCGCAAATAGGAGCAGCGTTGCCAACTTGGAGGCCATGTGGAGCACTCACCTACAGACGCTGTGGAAGAGAGTGGAAGGCAGTCAGAAGTACCTGCCCGCATTACCAGGAAGACACATCATCATGGAGAGTCAGCGCTGGGTCGAGCTCAATGCTGCAACGTGGAAGCCCAGGCGAAGGGTTGCACTGGTATTGTTAAACGACCATCTTCTGGTTGCAAGCGAGAAGAAACGGCCCGCAGATGCTACTCCACAAGGCAAGGGCAACCGGATGAGCATGTACCAACCTGCTGGACAATCACAGACGACACTCGTAGCCGACCGGTGTTGGTCACTGCATGATGTGTCTCTCGCAGACATTAGCACGAGGTCATCGACTGCCATCGGGCACAATAATACGAAGGAGAACCGAGCTATCGCCAACGCCATCAACGTCCGTGCTGGCAATGAGAGTTTCACCTATGCCACCGGAGACAGCACTGATAAAGCAGGGCTGATCGTCGCGTTCCGCAAAGCACAAGAGGACCAGCGTAAGCAGCTTGCCGCCGAACATGCTGGAAGGGAAAAGGCTCTAGATGACCTCGCTTCCCTGACCGGACGGGACGCGCGATCGTTGAAGAAGGCAGCAGCCGCAGGTAACGACCTGATCGGTGAAGATGGCAAGCTCGGTGGCCTGAGTAGAAGCAATTCGGTTCTCGTCGATGCTGATGGCCGACCGCAAAGTATAAGATGGGTCGAGTCGCAGATTGATGGCTTGGACATTGACATTGCTCTGCAGCGCTTCGAGGAAGCTGTTTCTCGAGTGGAAAAGCTTCGGAAGATGGCCCGTGGCATCAAAGGCAATGCGATGGCACAGGAAATCATTCTTGCCAAGGTCAACGAACGAGCAAGTAGACTTGCGAACAGTGTTGCAAGACAACTAAGCTATTCCAGCAGCGGTATGGAAAGGACAAAGGAGAACGTCTCGTGGCTCCTCAGACTTGGATTTGAGGAGCTGGCGCGCCAAACATACCTTGCGAGCAGAACGGAGACGATCCGAGCACGGACAAGGCAGCTTCCTTTCACTGGCGCTCTCGAGCCCTACTTACACGCGCTTGCTTACACCACATTCACACTCCTGCTACACACGTTCCGGACCTTCAACCAATCCTTCCCGACCACCAGCGGAAGTGCAGTCGTCCGATGGGCCAAGGAAAGAGTGGACGAGTTCAATGCTGCCCTGGAACGCCAGCTGAGTAGTGTCGTTCGGGAGAGTGAGATCTGGGGTATATGCATCCAGACCGTGAAAGAACAGGCTGTAGTATTGGCGGAGGTGGGAGTAGACTTCGGAGGTCTCATCGCGAGAGGACTATCAGCAGATGCGGCCGCCGCGGTGAATGGAACTCAGCCCATTGGCCTCGGAGTCCGCACTTGA